From the genome of Pseudomonas sp. FP453:
GGCCCAGGGCTTGAACGAGGCCAGCTACAGCGTGGACGTGGCGGCCAACGGCATGGCGGCCCAGCGTCTGGTCGAGGACGGCGAGTACGACCTGGTGATCCTCGACGTGATGCTGCCCGGGCTGAATGCCTGGAAATTGCAGCAGGCGATTCGCCAGAAGGGCGACACGCCGCTGTTGTTCCTGACGACGCCCGGCGGCATTGAAGACCGACTGCGGGGGTTGGAATTGCATGAGGATGACTACCTGCTCAAGCCGTTTGAGGCCAAGGCGTTGGTGGCGCGGGTGAGGTCGGTGTTACGGCGTGATCGTGGGCGTTGACCTTACGGGCGCCATCGCGGGCAAGCCCGCTCCCACAGGTGACCGGGTTCCAACCTTGGAATGCAATCAAATGTGGGAGCGGGCTTGCCCGCGATGAGGCCCTCAAAACCAACACAAATCCAACTACCGCAACCCCTCCCGAAACTGCCCCGGCGTCACCCCCGTCCACCGCTTGAACGCCCGGCTAAAACTGCTGGTATCAGCAAACCCCAACAAATGACTGATCTCCGCCAATGAACACTGCGGATCGCGCAAGTGCAGCAACGCCAAATTCTCCCGGCACTCATTGAGCAACGCATCAAACCGGCAACCTTCATCCGCCAGATGCCGCTGCAAGCTGCGCAAGCTCAAGTGCAACGCCTGGGCGACCCGTTCCGCGCTCGGCTCGCCATCGGGCAATTGCGCTTCGATCACCCGGCGCACCTTGCGCTCCCAGGTCAGTGGTTGCAGTTGGGCGAGGGTGCGTTTGAGCACGGTTTCATTGTGCTCGGCCAGCTCGGGGTTGGCGTCGTCGAGGTGGCTGTCGAAGTCCTGGGCGGCGAATTCCAGGCGGTCTTCCTCGGCGCCAAAAAACACCGGCGCGCGAAACACCGTGTGCCAGGGCTGGGGATCGACCGGCTCGGGGCGCCGCAAATACACGGCTAAGGGGGCGTAGTCCCGGCCCAGGCGATTGCGGCATGTACGCACATAAATCGCCGCAAAGGCATCGATGGCTTCGAACGCCGGCGCCGGGCTGCCGGCAGGTTGCAGCATGCGAAAGCGATAGCGTTCTCCATCACCGTCCAAGGTCAGGGTCAGTGCATCACTGACCACCTGGTGATAACGCACGATGCGCTCGAACACCTCCCGCAGGCTGCCGCTGGCCACCAGCGCATAACCCAGCGCATGAAAGGTGGTGGGGCTGACAAACCGCGACACCCGCAAGCCAATCGCCGGGTCGCCGCTGGCCTGCACCGCCAGTTCCCACAGCCGCGTGGTGGCCGACAGCGGGTAGCGCGCATTCGGGTCGTCCATCTGCTGCGGGTCGAGCCCGGCTTGCGCGCACAGCGCGGCGCTGTCGAGGCCGAGGGCGTCGAGCTGCTTGCGCAGGGCGCGGGTCCAGCTGGCGAGGGAGGTGGGTTCGGGCATGGCGATTGGCGCTTGCGGTCAACAGGTTGGCGTCCGGGGCTAGCGCCCTGCCAGATCGCGTGGGGCAGGATGGACGCATCAATAACCAGAGGATGGAAGCATGGACGGTACTTCTGCAAGTCCCCAGCAGATGAACGCGCAACAGCGTTCGGCGCATATCCGTGAAGTGGTGCTGGCCGAAGGCGTGCGCTTGCGCCAGCAGCATCCGTGGCTGCTGCATCAGGACGCGCTCGGCGCGGGCATCCTGGCGTTTGCGTTGCTCGGCATGGTTGGCTCGGCAGCGCTCTACATCGAGGGTCATATGGCCTGGTGGGCGTGCCTGTTGATCAACGCGTTCCTGGCTTCACTGACCCACGAGCTGGAACACGACCTGATCCACAGCATGTACTTTCGCAAGCAGCGCATCCCCCACCACCTGATGATGGGCTTGGTGTGGCTGGCGCGGCCGAGCACGATCAACCCGTGGATTCGCCGCCACCTGCACCTCAACCATCACAAGGTCTCCGGCACCGAGACGGACATGGAAGAACGCGCCATCACCAACGGCGAGCCCTGGGGGTTTGCGCGGCTGTTGATGGTGGGCGACAACGTCATGTCGGCGTTTATCCGCCTGCTGCGGGCCAAGACCTGGAAGCACAAGCTCAGCATCCTCAAGCGCTCGCTGCTGGTGTATGCGCCGCTGGCGCTGCTGCATTGGGGCGCGTGGTATGTGTTCCTCGGCTTCCACGCGGCCAATGGCATCGCCAGCCTGCTGGGCGCGCCCATCGAGTGGTCAGCCACGACCTTGCAGGTGATGCAGGTGATCGATATCGCCGCCGTGGTGATCATCGGCCCCAACGTGCTGCGCACCTTTTGCCTGCACTTTGTCAGCTCCAACATGCACTACTACGGCGATGTGGAACTGGGCAACGTGATCCAGCAGACCCAGGTGTTGAACCCGTGGTGGATGTGGCCGTTGCAGGCGTTCTGCTTCAACTTTGGCAGCACCCATGGCATCCACCATTTTGTGGTGAAGGAGCCGTTCTACATCCGCCAGATGACCGCCAAGGTGGCGCACAAGGTGATGGCGCAGATGGGCGTGCGCTTCAATGATTTCGGGACGTTTGCGCGGGCCAATCGGCTTGGTTTTCCACCGCCAGCAACGTCTCGATCAACGCCTTCGCCGCAGGCGACAAGCGCGCCCCAGCGCGGCTGATTATCCCGCAGCGGTTGCTCAAGCTGTCGAGGGCGTGGGGCAGGTTGCGCCAGTGCAGCACCTGCAACGCGCCACTGGCGAAGTCATCGACGAAGGCTTCTTCGGCGCCCAGGCCAATCGCATCGGACTGGCGCACGATGCTCGCCAACGCGGCGAACTGTTCCAGCTCGATGGCGGGGGCAAAGTCGATGCGCCCACTGAGGTTGGCCAACAGCTTGCGAATGCCCGGCGCGATCAGCGGCGTGGCCAGCGGGTAGCCGAACAGGTCGTTGGTGGACAGGCTGTCCTTGGCCAATAGCGGGTGCCCGGCACGGCAGAAAAACACGCTGCGCCGGGGCGTGAGGGCCTGGGTCTGGAAGTTCGGGTCGGCTTCGAAGTGACGTACATCGGCGATAAAAAATTCGATCTCTTCGCGACTCAGGCTGCGCCCGAGCCGCTCCCAGTTATCCACCTGCAAGGCACTGCGCACCTTCGGGTAGGCGCTGACAAACCGCGCCAGGGCCTCGGGCAGCAGGTTGACCGCCGCCACCACGTCGCAGCCCAAACGCACTTCGCCGGCGTCGAGTTTGGTCATGCGCGTGACTTCGTGGCTGAGCAATGCCGCGCCTTGCACCAGGCTCAGGGCATGTTGCAGCACCACCTGGCCTTCCGGGGTGGGGCGCAGCTCTTTGTGGGCGCGGTCCACCAGCACGCAGCCGAATTCTTGCTCCAGGCCCTGGATGCTGCGGCTGAACGCCGGTTGCGTGATGCCCATGGCGTCGGCGGCGCGCACGAAACTGCGGTGCTCGTTGAGCGCGATGAAATAGCGCAGTTGGCGAAGATCCATGGGGGGCCCGGCGTCCAAGAGGAGAACCGGGATTTTAAGCGCCGCGCTTATTCCGTCAATGAAGCATGTTTGTTTTATCTAGATCTTAAACGCATAACTATAGAGCGGGCGCCGTGCGGTAGGTCGCCGGGCTGAACACCCGCGTGACCACCAGCATCGCCACGGCGGTGACGGCCAGCACCACCCAGGCGCTGATGAAGTTGCCGTTGAGCTCGCGCAGCCAGCCGGTCATCCACGGCGACACGGCATTGATCAAAAAGCCCACGCCTTGCACAAAGGCCGCCAGTTGCCCGGCCTGGCGCGGGTCGCGGTGGTGGTCGAGGGTCAGCAGCAGGCTCAGGGCAAAACACGCGCCGAGGCCAAAGCCACACAACGCGACCCACAGGTGGGGAAATTGCAGCGGCGCCATGCTCAGGCCCAGATAACCCACGGTCTGCGCCAACAGGCTGATGCCAAGCAACGGCCGCCGGTCGATGCCGCGTTGTGCCAGCACCGGCATCAGCAGGGCGGCGAGCACCTGGAAGATGGTCATGAACGCCAGCAACGAGCCGCTGGGCAACACGCCCCAGCCCAGCTGCTGATAGAACGCCGGTAGCCACGCCACCAGGCTCATATAGCCGCAGTTCACCAAACCGAAATACAGCGCCAGCAACCACGCACGACGATTGCGCAGGCCCTTGAACGCCGGGATCTCCTTGACGCTCTTTGCCGCGCCCAGAGGCAACCAGGCCCACAGCAACAACGCGCCCAGCGCCGGCAACAGCCACACGCCCAGGCCCGCCTGCCAATCGCCGAACTGCGTAGCCACCAGCGGGCTGAGCAGCGCCGCGAGCCCGCCGCCGGCCATCAGCGAGGCCGAGTACACGCCCATCGCCACCGGCACGCGGTGCTGGAATTCGCGCTTGATCATCGCCGGCACCAGCGCCTGGATCAGCGCCACGCCGGCACCGCCCAGCAACGCCGTGACCAGCAGCGCCGCGCCCTGGCCCATCAGCCAGCGGGCGAGGCACGCCAGCAGGATCATCATCAGGCCCAAGGCGATGCCGCGCCGCTCACCCAGCTGCGCCTCGACACGCACGCCGACCAACGCCACCAGGCCCATGCAAATCACCGGCAGGCTGGTGAGCAGGGCGCTGCTCTGGAAACTCAGGCCGGTGGCCAGGCGAATCTCGCCGAGCAACGGGCTGATGGAACTGAGGATCGGTCGCAGGTTGAGGCCCAGCACAATCAGCAGGCCCCAGCCGGCGAGGGATTTATTGAGGGTCATGCAGCGCCCTTGCGGCAGATAAATGAGGCGTGAGTATGGCCAGCGCCGCAGGTATTCTGAAATTAAATATAACCATGAAAACCAGTGGCAAATGGAATGGTGAGTGCGATGTTCGATCCCGTGTTGTTACGCAGCTTTGTCGCCGTGGTGGAGTGCGGCAACTTCACCCGCGCCGCCGAGCGCCTGCACTTGACCCAATCCACCGTGAGCCAGCAGATCCGCCGCCTGGAAGACGTCGCCGGCTGCCAGTTGCTCGACCGCGACCAGCGCCATGTGGTCGCCACCGCCGAGGGTGAACGCCTGCTGGCCTACGCGCGGCGCATCCTCGCGCTGCATGAAGAGGCTGCCGACGTGTTGATCAACCAGCAAAGCGACGGCGTGTTGCGCCTCGGTGTGCCGGAGGATTTTGCCGCCGAGCGCCTGATGCCCTTGCTGTCGGCGTTTGTGCTGGCGTATCCCCGGGTGCGCCTGGAAGTCACCAGCGGCCTTGGCCCGGAGTTGCAGCGCCAGTACCGCAGCGGTGAATTCGATGTGTTGCTGGTCAAGCAGATGGGCGACAGCGACGACTGCCTGGCGTCCTGGCCGGAACCGCTGTGCTGGGTCGACAGCCGCAGCACGCCGTCCCTGGGGCGTGATCCGCTGCCATTGGTGGCGTTTCCAGTGGGTGGGCTGTACCGCAATGAAATGCTGCAACACCTGGAAGTGGGCGGCTGGCGCTGGCGCATCGGCTATTCCAGCGCGAGCCTGGCCAGTGTGTGCTCGGCGGTGGCGGCGGGGTTGGGGATCAGCTTGTTGCCGCGTCGTGTGGTGCAGGCCGGGCACCGGATCCTTGGCGACGACAGCGGTTTGCCGGCGGTGCAGGGCGTGCGCCTGGCGCTGTATGCACGCAGCGGCTTGGGCGCGGCGGGGCAGTGTTTGCAGAGCGAGTTGTTCGATTTATGCGCAAACAACCCCCATTGATTCATGCCTTTGCGGAATATTTTGTATGCCTGCAAAGCATTGAAAAAAACCGCCTCGGCGCCAGGCCACGGAAGACGTGGCCTTGGCGTTTCTGAATGTTTCGTTTATTCAGTTTGGATCTATGTATAACTTTAAAGATTACTTTAAGAGATAAGCGTCTGGCCCCGATGATTCAGCCCTCGACGGCCTTCCACGCAGGCCCGTCGGTTTTTTGGTTTCAAGACCGTAGGGAGTGAATCAATGGGCAATGTCCAGACCGCCGCCAGTGCACCAGAGGCGCAATGGCGCCAGGCACCGAGTGGTGAGTTGGTCGACCTTGGGCGGCCGCACCGCGCGCCGTTGGGGCAACTGCGCACGCAGCAAACCCCCAAGCGTTTCTCCAGCCGGCGCGAAGGGATTCTGCTGGGCCTGCTGGTGCTGGCCCTGCACGCTGCGGTGATCTACTGGGTGGCGCAGAAGCCCACGCCGGTGCTGCCGATCGTGCCGCCGGAAATTCCGCCGATGACCATCGAATTTTCCCAGCCGGCGCCGCCGGTGGTGGAACCGCCACCGCCCGTGCCGCCGCCACCACCGCCGCCGCCTGTGGTCGAGCCACCGCCACCGGTGGTGGATGAATTGGCCGCCAAGCCGGCGCCGCCAAAACCGATTCCAAAACCCAAGCCAAAGCCCGTGCCGAAGCCTGAGCCCAAGCCCGCCCCGAAACCGGTCGAGCAACCGCCTGCGCCACCGACACCCGCACCGCCTGCGCCGCCCGCTCCACCGGCGCCGGCCCCGGTCACACCGGCTTCGGCCAACGCCGCGTACCTGAAGAACCCGGCGCCCGAGTACCCGTCACTGGCCCAGCGCCGGGGCTGGGAAGGCACTGTGTTGTTGCGGGTACAGGTGCTGGCCAGCGGCAAGCCGGGCGAGATCCAGATCCAGAAAAGCAGCGGTCGCCAGCAACTCGACGACGCCGCACTGGCCGCGGTGAAGCGCTGGAGCTTCGTGCCGGCCAAGCAGGGCGACGTGGCGCAGAACGGCTGGGTCAGCGTCCCGATCGATTTCAAGATTCACTAACTATTCGGCTGCGGTGTGTCTCACACGCCGCGACCTGCACAGAGGGAACACATCATGGCATTAGCATCTCCACTTGAATCCATCGAAAGCGCGGTGATCTGGCTGCTGGTGGTCTTTTCGGTCGCGACCTGGGGCCTGGCGCTGTTGAAGGGCGTGCAGTTCGGGCGGCTCAAGGCGCAGGATCGCAAGTTCCACAAACAGTTCTGGGCGGCGTCGAGCCTCGACTCGGCTGCCGAGCTGGCGGAAACCCAACCCGGCGCCGCTGCTCGTGTGGCCCAGGCGGGTTACGCGGCAATCCAGGTCGGTGACACCCCGCACGCGGCGGATCTGAGCCAGGCCATCAACCACCAGGACCGCCTCGAACGTGCCCTGCGCCAGCAGATCGTGCGTGAGCGTCGCTCTCTGGAAACCGGCCTGGCCGTGGTCGCCAGTATCGGCAGCACCTCGCCGTTCATCGGTCTGTTCGGCACCGTGTGGGGCATCATGGAAGCGCTCAAAGGCATCAGCGCCGCCGGTTCCGCCAGCCTCGAAACCGTGGCCGGGCCGATTGGTGCCGCGCTGGTGGCAACGGGCGTTGGTATTGCCGTCGCCGTGCCAGCGGTGCTGGTCTACAACTACTTCCTGCGTCGCCTCAAGCTGACCGCCGCCGACCTCGACGACTTCGCCCACGACTTCTACAGCCTCGCGCAGAAAAATTCGTTCCGCGTGCTGCTGCACCCGGCGCTGAACAAAACGGCGGCCGGCACCCCGCAAAAAGTGAAGGAGGCGTCCTGACATGGCCTTCTCCACGCAAGACAGCGATGAGGTGCTGAGCGAGATCAACGTCACGCCGCTGGTAGACGTGATGCTGGTGCTGCTGGTGGTGTTTATCGTCACCGCGCCGCTGCTGACCAACGCGATCCCGATCAACCTGCCCAAGACCGAGGCCGTTGCCCCGGTGGAGCAGAAGGACCCGCTGGTGGTGAGCATCGACGGTGCCGGCAAAGTGTTTATCAACAAGGATGAAATCCAGCCGAACCTGCTGGAGTTCAACCTGCAGGCGGCCAAGGCCAAGGATCCCGATGTGCGGGTGCAACTGCAGGCCGATGACGGCGTGAATTATGGCGAAGTGGCGCGAGCCATGGCGTCTATCGAACGCGCGGGGATTACCAAGTTGTCGGTGATTACCGCTCGTTAAGCTACACAAGCCTCGACAATTTTTTGGCCGTCTCCTTGGCAGGGTGCGGCCTTTTTTTTGCGCGCGATTTAACGAAAACCACCTTTTCCAATTTGGAACAGGGTCAATGTGGGAGCTGGCTTGCCTGCGATGCAGACAACTCGGTACATCAGGCAAAGCCAGTTGATGCCATCGCAGGCAAGCCAGCTCCCACACAAGCCAGTTCCCACAGGTTGACTCGTTGTGGTTTTGAGTTTTTGGTTATTAATAAATAGCTTCTTATTCCTTAACGAATATAAAACCCGTCCCTATACTGTCCTACAACGTTAAACGCTGCAGGAGGGCACACCCATGCACAGCGAGTCGATTCGTTATCTGATCGTGCCGGGCTGGCAAGGATCGCCAGAAGATCATTGGCAAACTCATTGGCAGAACAGCCTGCCCAACAGCGCCCGCGTGGAGCAGGCCGACTGGCTGACGCCGCGCCGCGAAGACTGGGTGGCCGCGCTGGCCGAGGCCATTGCTGCCGACAGCACGCCGGTGATCCTGATCGCCCATAGCCTGGGTTGCATCACCGTGGCCCATTGGGCGGCGACGGCGCCCGTGCAGTACTTGCGACAGGTGCGTGGCGCCTTGCTGGTGGCGCCAGCCGATGTCGAACGGCCTGCCTGCTCGCCGGCCCTGCGCAATTTCGCGCCGATTCCTACCGACCTGCTGCCGTTTCCCAGCCAGGTGGTCAGCTCCGACAACGACAGTGCCGTCAGCGCCCCACGGGCCCTGGAGCTGGCGCGTCAGTGGGGCGCCGAAGCAGGCATCCTCTCGGGCGCGGGGCATATCAACGTGAAGTCCGGCCATCAGCGCTGGGAGCAGGGTTTTGCCTACCTCTATCGCCTGCAAAACCGCCTTGAGCACCACGCCCGCCGTAGTGCCTGAATATTTTTCAACGCCCCGTCCCTGAGTGGAGCCGGGGCGGGAGCCTGCCATGAGTCTGCATGAAACCTACGGCCAGCCACTGCTGACCTTTCCCGACGCCGATAAAAGCCCGCTGAGCATCCGCGCCAAGGCGCTGGTGTTTGTCGACCCCCGTTCGCGCCAACTGCGCGAAGACCTCGAAAGCCTCGCGCCGCGCGCCTTGCCCGTGTTGATTCGCGGCGAGACCGGCAGCGGCAAGGAGCTGTTGGCGCGCCACATTCACCGTGGCAGCGATCGCGGCGGCTTGTTTGTCTCGGTCAACTGCGGCGCCATCAGCCCGACCTACGCCGACGCGGAGCTGTTCGGTTACGCCGCCGGCAGCCACAGCGGCGCGGCCAGCAGCCGAGCCGGCTGGTTTGGTTCGGCCAATGGCGGCACCTTGTACCTGGACGAGATCGGCGACTTGCCGCTGCCGATCCAGGTCAAATTGCTCGCCGCCCTGGAAAACCACGAAGTCACCCGCGTCGGCGCCCATCAGCCGAGCCCGGTGGATGTGCGCCTGGTCGCCGCCACCAGCATCGACCTGGCCCAGGCCGTGGCGGCGGGCAAGTTCCATGAGCGCCTGTTCCATTACCTGAGCGAAGGCCAGCTGGAGCTGCCGGCGCTGCGCGAGCGGGTCGGCGATATCTTGT
Proteins encoded in this window:
- a CDS encoding biopolymer transporter ExbD, with protein sequence MAFSTQDSDEVLSEINVTPLVDVMLVLLVVFIVTAPLLTNAIPINLPKTEAVAPVEQKDPLVVSIDGAGKVFINKDEIQPNLLEFNLQAAKAKDPDVRVQLQADDGVNYGEVARAMASIERAGITKLSVITAR
- a CDS encoding fatty acid desaturase translates to MDGTSASPQQMNAQQRSAHIREVVLAEGVRLRQQHPWLLHQDALGAGILAFALLGMVGSAALYIEGHMAWWACLLINAFLASLTHELEHDLIHSMYFRKQRIPHHLMMGLVWLARPSTINPWIRRHLHLNHHKVSGTETDMEERAITNGEPWGFARLLMVGDNVMSAFIRLLRAKTWKHKLSILKRSLLVYAPLALLHWGAWYVFLGFHAANGIASLLGAPIEWSATTLQVMQVIDIAAVVIIGPNVLRTFCLHFVSSNMHYYGDVELGNVIQQTQVLNPWWMWPLQAFCFNFGSTHGIHHFVVKEPFYIRQMTAKVAHKVMAQMGVRFNDFGTFARANRLGFPPPATSRSTPSPQATSAPQRG
- a CDS encoding CynX/NimT family MFS transporter, which encodes MTLNKSLAGWGLLIVLGLNLRPILSSISPLLGEIRLATGLSFQSSALLTSLPVICMGLVALVGVRVEAQLGERRGIALGLMMILLACLARWLMGQGAALLVTALLGGAGVALIQALVPAMIKREFQHRVPVAMGVYSASLMAGGGLAALLSPLVATQFGDWQAGLGVWLLPALGALLLWAWLPLGAAKSVKEIPAFKGLRNRRAWLLALYFGLVNCGYMSLVAWLPAFYQQLGWGVLPSGSLLAFMTIFQVLAALLMPVLAQRGIDRRPLLGISLLAQTVGYLGLSMAPLQFPHLWVALCGFGLGACFALSLLLTLDHHRDPRQAGQLAAFVQGVGFLINAVSPWMTGWLRELNGNFISAWVVLAVTAVAMLVVTRVFSPATYRTAPAL
- a CDS encoding sigma 54-interacting transcriptional regulator — translated: MSLHETYGQPLLTFPDADKSPLSIRAKALVFVDPRSRQLREDLESLAPRALPVLIRGETGSGKELLARHIHRGSDRGGLFVSVNCGAISPTYADAELFGYAAGSHSGAASSRAGWFGSANGGTLYLDEIGDLPLPIQVKLLAALENHEVTRVGAHQPSPVDVRLVAATSIDLAQAVAAGKFHERLFHYLSEGQLELPALRERVGDILSLAEYFLGIYSQRLDLPVPLISDAAQQVLEQHSWPGNTRELENVIHFALLVSSGDEILPEHLNLPVAGSPLEQVQRIFNNASAAERETLRKFLHEQNGISK
- a CDS encoding LysR family transcriptional regulator, with the translated sequence MDLRQLRYFIALNEHRSFVRAADAMGITQPAFSRSIQGLEQEFGCVLVDRAHKELRPTPEGQVVLQHALSLVQGAALLSHEVTRMTKLDAGEVRLGCDVVAAVNLLPEALARFVSAYPKVRSALQVDNWERLGRSLSREEIEFFIADVRHFEADPNFQTQALTPRRSVFFCRAGHPLLAKDSLSTNDLFGYPLATPLIAPGIRKLLANLSGRIDFAPAIELEQFAALASIVRQSDAIGLGAEEAFVDDFASGALQVLHWRNLPHALDSLSNRCGIISRAGARLSPAAKALIETLLAVENQADWPAQTSRNH
- a CDS encoding alpha/beta hydrolase, with translation MHSESIRYLIVPGWQGSPEDHWQTHWQNSLPNSARVEQADWLTPRREDWVAALAEAIAADSTPVILIAHSLGCITVAHWAATAPVQYLRQVRGALLVAPADVERPACSPALRNFAPIPTDLLPFPSQVVSSDNDSAVSAPRALELARQWGAEAGILSGAGHINVKSGHQRWEQGFAYLYRLQNRLEHHARRSA
- a CDS encoding MotA/TolQ/ExbB proton channel family protein, with the translated sequence MMALASPLESIESAVIWLLVVFSVATWGLALLKGVQFGRLKAQDRKFHKQFWAASSLDSAAELAETQPGAAARVAQAGYAAIQVGDTPHAADLSQAINHQDRLERALRQQIVRERRSLETGLAVVASIGSTSPFIGLFGTVWGIMEALKGISAAGSASLETVAGPIGAALVATGVGIAVAVPAVLVYNYFLRRLKLTAADLDDFAHDFYSLAQKNSFRVLLHPALNKTAAGTPQKVKEAS
- a CDS encoding energy transducer TonB, yielding MGNVQTAASAPEAQWRQAPSGELVDLGRPHRAPLGQLRTQQTPKRFSSRREGILLGLLVLALHAAVIYWVAQKPTPVLPIVPPEIPPMTIEFSQPAPPVVEPPPPVPPPPPPPPVVEPPPPVVDELAAKPAPPKPIPKPKPKPVPKPEPKPAPKPVEQPPAPPTPAPPAPPAPPAPAPVTPASANAAYLKNPAPEYPSLAQRRGWEGTVLLRVQVLASGKPGEIQIQKSSGRQQLDDAALAAVKRWSFVPAKQGDVAQNGWVSVPIDFKIH
- a CDS encoding LysR family transcriptional regulator — its product is MFDPVLLRSFVAVVECGNFTRAAERLHLTQSTVSQQIRRLEDVAGCQLLDRDQRHVVATAEGERLLAYARRILALHEEAADVLINQQSDGVLRLGVPEDFAAERLMPLLSAFVLAYPRVRLEVTSGLGPELQRQYRSGEFDVLLVKQMGDSDDCLASWPEPLCWVDSRSTPSLGRDPLPLVAFPVGGLYRNEMLQHLEVGGWRWRIGYSSASLASVCSAVAAGLGISLLPRRVVQAGHRILGDDSGLPAVQGVRLALYARSGLGAAGQCLQSELFDLCANNPH
- a CDS encoding response regulator, whose protein sequence is MRVLLVEHESDEAQRMAQGLNEASYSVDVAANGMAAQRLVEDGEYDLVILDVMLPGLNAWKLQQAIRQKGDTPLLFLTTPGGIEDRLRGLELHEDDYLLKPFEAKALVARVRSVLRRDRGR
- a CDS encoding AraC family transcriptional regulator — its product is MPEPTSLASWTRALRKQLDALGLDSAALCAQAGLDPQQMDDPNARYPLSATTRLWELAVQASGDPAIGLRVSRFVSPTTFHALGYALVASGSLREVFERIVRYHQVVSDALTLTLDGDGERYRFRMLQPAGSPAPAFEAIDAFAAIYVRTCRNRLGRDYAPLAVYLRRPEPVDPQPWHTVFRAPVFFGAEEDRLEFAAQDFDSHLDDANPELAEHNETVLKRTLAQLQPLTWERKVRRVIEAQLPDGEPSAERVAQALHLSLRSLQRHLADEGCRFDALLNECRENLALLHLRDPQCSLAEISHLLGFADTSSFSRAFKRWTGVTPGQFREGLR